The nucleotide window gataatggaactctcttgaaagggtccatagataggtctctctctctagggctctgccgtcacaccggtgtaactggaatgttggaaaattaacgttctaaagaatatctgggttcattgaattcaacatagaattttagaactttGAATTGTTGTGtaacggaatcttatgttagaatgttcaaaacccCATTGGAATGAGGACATGGCATACTGGTTGCACTTGCAGCACTGACCACATGCTTTCTCAAGAGTCCAACCACATTCAGTATTTTCAAGCGTATTGCAATTGTAAGAAATCTGGTATGGTGTCCTAGTCGACCATGTGCATTTGATATTGGACAGGCACTGTTGGGTCCCCACGCTCTCTGTGCCGGGAGCAGTCAGCTTGCCTGGTGGTCCGTATAGACCTTCTAGCTTAAGAGCTGACAAGCTGCTGTCCACTGGTGGTATTTGTGTGGCTGACTATGATATTGTTTTTTTAGCCGGCACTACAGTGTATGTTAGCTTGCCCAGTGCAATGTAATATAGAACAGCAATAATTAAGACCAGGTTGCGCAGGATGCGTCATACATGAAATATGCTCTTTCCTCGTCTTAGGTAATGAGATGTTCAGTGCTCTCGAGCACACTTAATCCTTATGAAAGACGCTGGCCAAggcacaacacaacataaatgCACAAGCACCAGACAGATTTAAATACAGTCGACTGGCTATCCTAAATCAAATCATGGTTGTTTGCGTAGTCCAGTCAGCTGGCATTATTTCTACAGCAGTAAATGTCATAAACAAATGGTCTCCAGAAAAGGACAGAATGATCCAACAGACCTATGACCTAAATCAAAAATACTGCTGTTTTTCATTTCTCTGCTGGTTGTGATGCCTCTAATGGATCAGACGAaaggcatgtacagtatgtatctaCCACCGTAACAGATGTCGTCCATAGTGTAGCCTAATACATCACAGACTATGGTTTCAGCTTGCGGCCCGAgccaatcatacacacattcttacTTTGATTTGTCACTTCAGTATACTTGGGTCAGTGTTCAACACCTTCCCTCTCCATTTGTTCGTCTGTTGTTGGGTTAGTGCGGAACAGCAAAACAAGGAATTCCTTGGTGGCCCCTCGTTTCAACCTGACTGATGACAGTGGCTGCAGTGTTGACTTAAGAATGTATTCATCATCTTCGAGATTAATTGAAACATCATATTCGATTTCCACTTCCTGACCAAATAAACTAGTTCTGACATCTGAGTCGGAACACGGCTCTCTGTTGGGAGCCTGAGCTGTTTGAATCCCATTATGCCAGAATCCCATCTATTTGCTGAAGTCAGTGTTCTCCTCCTGCTTCACCGCATGGATTGTGAACAGAGCTCGTCAACAGGAAAATTATAAAGTAATTAGATCCCACTCTTCCCACCTCTGCGAAGAgaatagacccccccccctcacacacacacaccccaccccaccaacatacacacacaaacacaaacacacacacacacacacacacaggtttcaaATAAACACAGTCAAAATTGACTTCATGCTCACTGCTTTTGTGTGGGCTGCCCATAATTGTTTCTCAAAGCAAATCATTTTCTGATGACGAACTTGTGCGTTCGCACTTGGGTTGAATTGTTAATTCTCTCCCTTGGTTTACATTATTCAGAGTGCACACCATCTTTTATTGTCTCTTGATACGCCAGGTGAATTTGACGCTGTGAAGTTTAAATCACCTTTTTATTTCAGCATGGCATCTTTACATAATGTTTTCAGTGAGTTGCGAAAGAGTTTAGGACTTTCAAGGGCAAATCGCTTCTGAAAGCGTGAAGTATCTCTTAACAGTGTCAGATAAGGTTTCTACAGTAGGTCTTTAGGGCCACACTCAGGACAGTACGGCAAAGACATGTACAGCGTTTGGCCCTTAAGGTTCTCTCTGGATCCCTGGTGTTCCTCGGAGGTCCAGGGGGcctctctccacccctttcAGGGGCGCGTAAAAGCCACATAAAGCATCAGTCGGTCTCTTTGCCTCCGCGCTGAATGTGTGCACTTGCTCCTGCTCTCTAAAGAGCCCATGAGTTTAGCGGCATGTCTCTTTCAGTGTGTGAAGTGGAGAAGAATAATCCTGACCAAAGGTTTGCCCCTTAGCTGATATGCTATTAGTGGCATTAGCCTACTCACTGGGGAGAGGCGACAGGCTGGCTcagcctctttctttctttctttttctttctttcttcctttctttctttcttccttcctttctttctttctttctttccatctttcttcttctttttctttccctttctttctctctctctctctctctctctttctttctttcattctatctttcttctttttctttctttttttctttctttctgtctttgcatctttcgttctctctctttctttctcttcttatctctttctgtctttcacagCCTCAACCTTGCCTCTCAACTCTCCTCTGCCTCGGCAGGCTCAGAGTGACAGCACTGTAATGGCTGGTGGACTGAATGactcgtgtgtgtgtcacgTAGAAACAATCTTTCTCCATGTCCTGTGTGCACTGCGTTAATTTGTGGAGTAAGTTGTGTGGTATTTATAGAGCAGCCATTAATGTGATCTTCCATagcttttttcctgaccttcgCCATTTAAGATTAGTTGATCGTCACATCTAGTTTCTACTCTTTCATCGTGTGAGGCCATCTTCCAGTCATTAAATCTGATTAATGGGTAggaaacatgtttgatgatcTATATATCACATTGTGATATATAGATCATCAAACATGATGTACCATGTAGGCTTAACTAACTATTTTCCTGACTATTTAGCCTGTGCACTGCACTGTGAACAGGAAGAACATGTGTACACAATACACATGTTCTTCCTGTTCACAGTGCAGTGCACAGGCTAAATAGTCAGGAAAATAGTTAGTTAAGCCTACATGGTACATCATTATTTTTgttcagtgcccccccccccccccccccccgtgatgGCCATAATGTCTGTAATGTGGCTTGTCTTCATCTTACAAGTGAAAGTGAGAATTCTGAGGACTAAATATCCTGTTGAAACCCTATCTTTTAACAAAACAAATTAAAGATCTTTCTGGGGAGCTGTAATGCACCTCAAACTAATAAAGCCATTGAGCAGACGTCTGATTATCCATCTGCGTGAGTACTGAAATAATTCATTAGACAGCTATGAGAGTTCTCTATAGGGAGATCTGTCAACATGCTATTGAAGTGAATTTACATTTAGAAAACGTGAAAACACAAgttcaacatttatttatagGCTTCAtgaaatagtttaaaaaaaattaaaaagaaaattccccaTCAATTCCATCTTCATGGCTGGGTCGACCAATTTGGACAAATTTGAGCCCAACTTAATGACGGAGAACTTGACCTCATTCATCGCCCAAGTCACAAATCACCTCCAACCAAGACAATGGAACTCTGGGAACACAATCAGAGAGGCTAGACCACGGAGTCCCTCCGGTTGCCATGGGACTCTAATGGTCTAAATTTAGCCTTTCCGctcttttggtttgttttgttttgttttgttttgattttttgcCTCCTTTGCACGTTTCTCAGTGGCAAGGCATCAAGGAATGATGTGCGCACAAATGATTCGTTTTCCTCCTAATTCTATCTCCTGTCAGTGCTGTGGGAAATACGGCACTAATGACCAGTCTGTTAGCGTGccgggtggaggggggggtcaGATTTGGAGGAACGACTGGCAAACCTTAGCGATTTTCGATGCCTGTTGTGGTAGCAGTGAGTGGGCAGTAAAGGGGTGTCATGGGACAGCTGGGTCAAGTCAACAGGTCACAATAACTTTAGCAAGccagacaaacaacaacaacaacaacatgttggatagatagatagatatatagatagatagatagatagatagatagatactttattgatccctaggggaaattcaagaattcaaatttcaaattcaaatttcaCTCAGGTCATGTTGGAGACCTGAGTGAAATGCTGAGTGATTGTTGCctgtacactgtaaaattaATTATGTGCAAACTACTTCAACTCCATCCCAAGAGaaagtacacagacacataaaacaaGTAAGCATTGAGGGCCCAACTTTGTGACACCTCCAAGTGGGAAGGTTTATGCTAAATGAGAAAGTAATCATCTTTGCATTGAACCCAGAATTCCAAGAGGCATATCTATCCTCTAAAATGTCCTTCATATTTCAAGAATGGTCTCCTTATTAATGGCAATCCTTACAATGCTCTGAAaatcacatacacagtcattttgctcatcagttggtctaccatgtacagtacacatctCAAGAAGCCACAATAAACAggaatgagaaaaaaaacatgagaaAGAAGAAAGTAGCATTTACCTATAATCCCTAGCAACTCAGCAACATCACTTAACATGAGCATTACCATCACCACACAGGCACATATAGGACTTCTACATGCATGCCAGATGTATTGGGGGTCCGTAGGGGGGAGTctcatactcatacttttcagtaAAGGTTACTTAGTTGAATTACTTTCCTCACTAGATAGTTGTATTAACAAAGTGTAAGCTAAGAGAGTCAACAAATTACAAAGAAACCAGTTAAGATCACTAATTATTTTAAGGTTAGCAATTGCATGTTACAGTGTaacttgtttatttgtgttctttctctcttttctttctctctctctctctttgttttttttttttttattagtctGCTTCTTATGGAGCATCTTCGACACTCGCAATGTGACATGACGGAAGCAGGGAACAGAGCTATAAGGAGCGCATTTCCAGACACTCCACACTGGTTCCACGAGAGTGCCTCCTGGCCGCGGGCTCTTGCCAGAGAGGCCACCGTCAGACGGGGATTAACAGTAATGAGGGAAGACAGATGGGTAGAGAAAGTTCTAGGTCACCAATGTTCAGGTCATACGACATGCTTCATGTTCTCTGAGAGAGTTTGGGGCTGATATGCTCCTCCCTTAAAGTtcacgtaaaaaaaaaaaactaaaaaactgGGCACCCttcatgtatatatgtgtgtgtgtgtgtatgaatagtAGAACCCATACATTTAGAGGAGTTAAGAGAAGTTCTATGGAGTGTATAAATAAACATCATATGACAATGGCAGGTGCAACACAAATCCTTATAATAAGAAGAGCAGATGACAGACTCTGGAAGCGTATAGAGGCGCTAAATGTCATGCTGTAAGAAAACAACATCGGCATCTCCTTCAGGCGCTGACTCAGTCCTGGTGCAGGTGTAAGGTTTCTGTCAGCTTAAAGCGTAAGCCATTGTTGTGAACCGATAGCCTACTCGCCATACTGCGGAAAGTTTGAGGGTTCAGATCAGTGCCAGAAATAAGAGACTTGAATAGACGATCCTAGTCTGCCCACACTCTGACATGTACGGTAAACACCATACGTTGTAATTATGTGCATATGCATGATTGCAGATTGGATTTTGCCATTCCCTGTTTGTTTATTGAGGCGGTGAACATATTCATGCTTATTCAGGGCATCGCTGAATGTGTTCAGGTTTATCCAGCAAAACACTAAGCGTGTCTTTGATGAATTGACTTCAACAGAGGCTCTGTAAACTGTTTGGTTTGTGTCTCCCCATGTGAACTGTACACATGGCTGTACACATTGGCTGGACACTAATGGCCAATGCCTATGGCAGGCATTTCAGGCTAAAGTTGAGGTTCAGGATTTAGCTGTGGCTTCAATGCAAtgactttttaaaaacacatgtAAAGCATATTTGAACATATTTAAACGTCTTTATATATTTCAAAACatattcaaaaatatatttaaaatgcAGAACATGAATAATGAAACTATTCATGTATAATGTCATCTAACAAtacaagaaaaaaaactctcacTATATTAACAATAACTGATCATATGATTGCTAAATGATAATGTATCATATGATTGCTAAATGGTAATGTATCATTCGCATGATTGCTAAATGGTAATGTATCGCTCTGACTTTACCTTGGTGTGTTTCTCCAGGAAACATATTTGTGGTGAGCCTGGCCGTAGCGGACTTGGTGGTGGCTGTGTACCCTTATCCCCTGGTGCTCGTGTCCATCTTCCACAACGGATGGAACCTGGGCTTCTACCACTGCCAGGTGGGCGGCTTCCTGATGGGCCTGAGCGTGATCGGCTCCATCTTCAACATCACGGCCATCGCCATCAACCGCTACTGCTACATCTGCCACAGCCTCAAGTACGACAGGCTGTACAGTGACAAGAACTCTGTGTGCTACGTGCTGCTCATCTGGCTGCTGACGGTGGTGGCCATCGTGCCCAACTTCTACGTGGGCTCGCTGCAGTACGACCCGCGCGTCTACTCGTGCACGTTCGCGCAGTCGGCCAGCTCGGCGTACACCATCGCTGTGGTCTTCTTCCACTTCCTCCTGCCCATCATGATTGTCAGCTACTGCTACCTGCGCATCTGGATCCTGGTCATCCAGGTGCGGCGGCGGGTCAAGCCCGAGTTCCGGCCCAAGCTCACGCCGCACGACGTGAGGAACTTCGTCACCATGTTCGTGGTGTTCGTGCTGTTCGCCGTCTGCTGGGCGCCGCTCAACTTCATCGGCCTGGCCGTGGCCATCAACCCGGCTCGCGTGGCGCCGCTCATCCCCGAGTGGTTCTTCGTCTCGAGCTACTTCATGGCCTACTTCAACAGCTGCCTTAACGCCATCGTCTACGGACTGCTCAACCAAAACTTTAGGCGCGAGTACAAGAAGATTATTGTCTCGCTTTGCACAGCCAAGATGTTCTTCCCCGACAGTTCCAACGATGCTGCCGAGCGCATCAAGAGCAAGCCGTCGCCACTGATGACAAATAACAACCAAGTTAAAGTAGACTCAGTCTGAGCCGCAAACAGCCGTCACTGTGAGAATGAAAACATACCAAATACCCATCTCAGATGTTTGACTATTTatacacaaaacaaatttgggatgcacagcgtgtgtgtgtgtgtgtgtgcgtgcgtgtgtgtgtgtgtgtgtgtgtgtgtacgtgtgcatgtgtgtgttttctttttttgacaaAATGTGCTTCTGAAAAAGTGTGTTGCAGTCAAGTACAGTATTTTTCATGTGTCTCAATGTTTACAGTaagtaaaaacaacctaggcagaaaaagaaaactttatttattttgagaGATGTATTTGAGAGATGTATAATGATCACATCCCCAGACAATGTTTTTATGAACTCATGAACACATCCTTCTGTAATGACATGACATAAGACATGACATAACTCGTGAGACTAGTAAGTGGTCTGGTTACTGTGACAACTAGGAGAACAATCTTCCTGTTcctatgacaaaaaaaaaaaaaaaggtcttcATTTAGTCTTAAAGTACAGTGTATTGTATGAAACATGTTTTGCAAAGCACTGTAATCACAGTGTATTTTGAGCATGTATAATTGGACAAAAGCATATGGTTGTGTGGAAATAGTATTATGTACCAGGAAGGTCCCTTACACTATATAAGGATCGTCAAACACTATCAATGACAGATTCGTAAATTACTATGAATACCTTATGGTTATTTTGGGAGTAAATTATATACTCATTCAAAAGGAATTGCCTGCCATTTTGATAAAGTGAATGGCTCTCTaccatcatggaagcagtaccCGCACAAAATGCCAGAGCTCATCCAATGGATTATAGTCAGTGGCTACAACAAATGTCGACAAAGCCTAAGAATGAAAGCAATATATCCAGGTGACACCTTACTTATCAGTAACTGTGATATTTATGATTAACATTCTAGAGAATATTGTCCATTAATTCAGCATGGACCTTGTTCTCATGTATACCAGTAATGTTGTACAAATTTTTGTTATGTCATCGCGGTGTCATCATTTCAAGCAGTTCAATAACACAACTCGATTGTTTACAAACATGACAAGACTGAAAAACTTCTGTGCTATGTTGTCTTTACAGTAAGCTATGAAACATGAGTACACAGAATaaactgagaaaaaaaagacacattgCAAGTGACATTCACCATATCAGAAATCAggtcataatgtgtgtgtgtgtgtgtgtgtgtgtgtgtgtgtgagtgtgtgtataatcAAAAACTAATGTTTGTCCTGTTTGATAGCCATCTTTTTATCAGCAACCCTCACTGGAAAATACAAAGTGAGTCAGGTCATACCGAGCTACCTCTTTGTTGGCCATTCCCTCAGATGCAGTTTCAAATGAGCACCGCAATAAATCATAGTAAAGTTTGATTTGAAAGTTTTTTTaatgcatgtgtacatgtacGTATTTCAGTTTGCAATGCTTATTTAGTCATTTAGACCAATCTCAGTCATTGCACTAACCATTTTTATTTCATAATTTTTCTTATGAAATTGCCATTCCTAAGGTCCTTGTGGTTTACATAATCTCCAGGGGGTTTTCTTCTGAGATCACAGCACATATGAATTGCAGGTGTTAGGTAACTCCATGGTGTAGTGCCTGTGTGTCGGTCGCTTGGCGCTACGTACTGTGCATAGGCACGCATGATTATTTTATACAAGTGACTCATGCGCTGCTTTCTGGTCATGTTCATGCATGGCAGAGTACAGATGATCTATTTTTTGCCATTATAAAGCCAAGTCGTGGGCTCCTTTGCGTTGACCTGCTTCCTAGCCCACGGACAGCTATTTTTGGTTGCGCACACAGTTGAGAGTTTCTTTAAAGCTGGAGTAATTGTGTTTGTCTCCAAACTGCCTCCACAAAAGGATCATACAGCCTTTTGAGAGACCATACCCCCACAATGCCCCTGGTTGCTGAAAGCAACACACGTTTATTTGCTCTTGATcttttgtctttgtctctctcgctctgtgtgtgtgtgtgtgtgtgtgtttctctctttctccgttGCTTTTTAATGAACTTGAATGGATTTAGTGAGTGCTTAAAGGATGAGCCTGTGAGAATCCACCCCCTGCTACTGAGAACCGTGTTATTTCATCACGAGCCATTTTCAATCAAGATCAGACCCTGAGAGACAATACCAAAATTATACattactgtagtgtgtgtgtgtgtgtgtgtgtgtgtgtgtgtgtgtgtgtacgtatataTAGATGGGGAAAATGATTGACTTTTAAATTAGCAAGTCAATAATAACTCATAACAGAAATATTATTAATAGCAATTCCAATTCCAACACACATGCCTGTATCATCATCCCAGTTAGTTTATCCGTTTCTTTATCTGCACATAATGGGCAGGATTGTGTGATTGTACTATTTCCATTACTATAAGTCTGAAATAGCTCTAACTCACATGCAAAGCAACCCTGCCACATGCAGCCTACTATAGGATGTCACTCTATAGGGGACGATCTATATGCATTGCAACATGCTTCCCACCATATGTGTGAGCAGATGAAAGGGCTGGATAGTTGTGGTGAAGTGTGGCTGGCCAGCCATGGTCCACATCAAAGTGCAGCTCAGCTCAACACAGACATTCCCTTGGACAGTCATCCAGGCTATCCAGGTCAGACAGACAGCCTCCCACTCCGGCACCAGCTGAGGAGAAGAAACCACCTCTACATTCCAGAGAACTCACCGCATTCTCTTGAAGCAGAAACTATTCACAGGATTCAGAAACGGTTATTAGTTTAGAGTCTTGTCATATGCCCATTACAGACACAAATCCTCTGAGATCAAAGAGAAAAGTCTAAATGCAGCCACACACTGCGGTGCTGTGGTCCCCATTGGCATGCATGTATGGGGACCACAGCACCGCAGTGTGTGGCTGCATTTAGACTACCCAAGCAGTCATGTTTCAGGCGGTTCTATTAGTTTGCCATGGCTCGCATGTATCCACTTTTCTCTCACCCTGGACCTTCACTGCTGACTATGTTATGGCAATCCACATCGGGGAATGATGTCTTTCACGAGGACTTTGGCAGTGTGTAGTGCAGTTCCAGATCGTGCGGGGAATGCCTCAATCCACCTGGAGAACTTGCACAGGACAACCAGAACATCTCGGTAGCCTTTGCACTTGGGAAGAGTGATGTAATCTATCTGGAGAACTCTGAATAGTCCTGGTGGAGCTGGTGTCTTCAGCATTGGCAACTTAACCTTCTTGTCGTGATTGTTTTGCCGACAGGTGACACACCACTTGACGATGTCTGTGGCCGTTGCTGTGAACTTCGGTGACCACCAGACC belongs to Alosa sapidissima isolate fAloSap1 chromosome 20, fAloSap1.pri, whole genome shotgun sequence and includes:
- the mtnr1ab gene encoding melatonin receptor type 1A-A; protein product: MKINGSRLMNSSSLTPHEVTLGRPAWVPPTLGGFLIFTIVVDILGNLLVIFSVYRNKKLRNAGNIFVVSLAVADLVVAVYPYPLVLVSIFHNGWNLGFYHCQVGGFLMGLSVIGSIFNITAIAINRYCYICHSLKYDRLYSDKNSVCYVLLIWLLTVVAIVPNFYVGSLQYDPRVYSCTFAQSASSAYTIAVVFFHFLLPIMIVSYCYLRIWILVIQVRRRVKPEFRPKLTPHDVRNFVTMFVVFVLFAVCWAPLNFIGLAVAINPARVAPLIPEWFFVSSYFMAYFNSCLNAIVYGLLNQNFRREYKKIIVSLCTAKMFFPDSSNDAAERIKSKPSPLMTNNNQVKVDSV